One genomic region from Ralstonia pickettii DTP0602 encodes:
- a CDS encoding aldolase (K01644: citE; citrate lyase subunit beta / citryl-CoA lyase [EC:4.1.3.6 4.1.3.34]): MTTTHPRDALFAGEKSFPVLAACEHFAGSEKLIGKAFDLQVEYGPVFDVTCDCEDGAAAGQEREHAAMVARMIASERNRHGRAGARIHDPAHPAWRQDVDIIVGEAGSRLAYITVPKATSHQQVAEVIGYIGDAARKAGLGRDIPVHVLVETHGALRDVFQIAALPNIEVLDFGLMDFVSGHHGAIPAAAMRSPGQFEHALLARAKADMVAAALANGIVPAHNVCLNLKDAEVIGGDATRARNAFGFLRMWSIYPAQILPIVNAMRPDFTEVEDAAGILCAAQDADWGPIQYKGELHDRATYRYFWGVLEKAKITGMTLPAEADKRFFAA; the protein is encoded by the coding sequence ATGACCACCACCCATCCGCGCGACGCGCTCTTTGCCGGCGAGAAATCCTTCCCCGTGCTGGCCGCGTGCGAGCATTTCGCCGGCAGCGAGAAGCTGATCGGCAAGGCCTTCGACCTGCAGGTCGAGTACGGTCCGGTTTTTGACGTGACCTGCGATTGCGAGGACGGCGCCGCCGCTGGCCAGGAGCGCGAGCATGCCGCCATGGTGGCGCGCATGATCGCGTCGGAGCGCAACCGCCATGGCCGTGCCGGCGCACGTATCCACGACCCGGCGCACCCGGCCTGGCGCCAGGATGTCGACATCATCGTGGGCGAGGCCGGCAGCCGCCTGGCCTATATCACCGTGCCCAAGGCCACCAGCCACCAGCAGGTGGCCGAGGTGATCGGCTACATCGGCGATGCCGCGCGCAAGGCGGGCCTTGGCCGCGACATCCCGGTCCACGTTCTGGTGGAAACGCACGGTGCGCTGCGCGATGTGTTCCAGATCGCGGCACTGCCCAATATCGAGGTGCTGGACTTCGGCCTGATGGATTTCGTCAGCGGCCACCATGGCGCGATCCCGGCGGCGGCGATGCGCAGCCCCGGCCAGTTCGAGCACGCGCTGCTGGCGCGCGCCAAGGCCGACATGGTGGCCGCGGCGCTGGCCAACGGCATCGTGCCGGCGCACAACGTCTGCCTGAACCTGAAGGACGCCGAGGTGATCGGCGGCGATGCCACGCGCGCGCGCAATGCATTCGGCTTTCTGCGCATGTGGAGCATCTATCCCGCGCAGATCCTGCCCATCGTCAATGCCATGCGTCCCGATTTCACCGAGGTGGAGGACGCGGCAGGGATCCTGTGCGCCGCGCAGGATGCGGACTGGGGCCCGATCCAGTACAAGGGCGAGCTGCACGACCGCGCCACCTATCGCTACTTCTGGGGCGTGCTGGAGAAGGCGAAGATCACCGGCATGACGCTGCCGGCCGAAGCGGACAAGCGCTTCTTCGCGGCCTGA
- a CDS encoding GntR family transcriptional regulator encodes MRNQLKDKRTEAPAAPGGTAPTRYAELASTLVRDIVEGRRVVGSLLPTEHELAEHHGVSRHTVRAALRLLQDWGYISRKKAVGTIVESANPDAAYTQSFGTAEDLVRVAATEIRSIEAVHSVTLDRADARLLEAPIGSEWLRFSGTRVDSRKGSTPVAHADIYIDASLAHLTDTIRSNPKLLVSTLIERDCGVAIAEIRQVIHGVLIDERLAQVLGAEAGSAGLRLIRHYKDAMGRILEITDTIYPADRVTVAFQLKRSRVHL; translated from the coding sequence ATGCGCAACCAACTGAAGGACAAGCGGACGGAAGCACCGGCCGCGCCGGGCGGGACAGCCCCGACCCGCTATGCCGAGCTTGCCAGCACCCTGGTGCGGGATATCGTCGAGGGCCGCCGCGTGGTCGGCAGCCTGCTGCCGACCGAGCATGAACTGGCCGAGCATCATGGGGTCAGCCGGCATACCGTGCGCGCCGCGCTCAGGCTGCTGCAGGACTGGGGCTACATCTCGCGCAAGAAGGCGGTGGGGACCATCGTCGAGAGCGCCAACCCGGACGCTGCCTACACCCAGTCGTTCGGCACCGCCGAAGACCTGGTGCGGGTGGCCGCCACGGAGATCCGCAGCATCGAAGCGGTGCACAGCGTCACGCTCGACCGCGCCGACGCCCGCTTGCTGGAAGCGCCGATCGGCAGCGAATGGCTGCGCTTTTCCGGCACGCGGGTCGATTCCCGCAAGGGCAGCACGCCGGTGGCACACGCCGATATCTACATCGACGCCTCGCTTGCGCACCTGACGGACACCATCCGCAGCAATCCGAAGCTGCTTGTCAGCACGCTGATCGAGCGCGATTGCGGCGTGGCCATTGCCGAGATCCGGCAGGTCATCCACGGCGTGCTGATCGACGAGCGCCTGGCACAAGTGCTGGGCGCAGAAGCGGGATCCGCCGGCCTGAGGCTGATTCGCCACTACAAGGACGCGATGGGCAGGATCCTTGAAATCACCGATACGATCTACCCCGCCGATCGTGTGACCGTGGCGTTCCAGCTTAAGCGCAGCCGGGTGCATCTGTAA
- a CDS encoding MaoC family dehydratase (K14449: K14449, mch; mesaconyl-CoA hydratase) produces MQKNRSGNFFEDFRVGMRIRHATPRTLTEGDRSLYIALTGSRTALGSADTSAARLGLAQRPLEDLLVFNTAFGKTVPDISLNAVANLGYADVRFLAHVYPGDTLSVDSEVIGLKENSNRKSGVVYVRSTASNQRGQEVLSWIRWVMVHKRDHGAACGAAVVPATEPVVPAARLYHGGYSARVREICSVTGVQDLWEDYAPGERIDHLGAMTVNDSDHSIATRLYQNTARAHFDGFAMAAAGGQRLVYGGHVISLCKALSYGGLENALSVLAINGGSHVNPTYAGDTIACATQVVEKLDLGLAHVGALRLRTIGIKNAAASTVVFPPAGDGKPAHPANVVLDLDYTIAMPRRGR; encoded by the coding sequence ATGCAGAAGAACCGGAGCGGCAACTTTTTCGAAGACTTCCGCGTAGGCATGCGCATCCGGCACGCCACGCCGCGCACCCTGACCGAGGGCGACCGCAGCCTGTACATCGCCCTGACCGGCAGCCGCACGGCACTGGGCAGCGCCGATACCAGTGCGGCGCGGCTTGGTTTGGCGCAACGGCCGCTGGAGGACCTGCTGGTGTTCAACACCGCATTCGGCAAGACCGTGCCGGATATCTCGCTGAACGCGGTGGCCAATCTCGGCTACGCCGACGTGCGCTTCCTGGCCCACGTCTATCCCGGCGACACCCTGTCGGTGGACAGCGAGGTGATCGGGCTGAAGGAGAATTCGAACCGCAAGAGTGGCGTGGTCTACGTGCGTTCGACCGCGAGCAACCAGCGCGGACAGGAGGTGCTGTCGTGGATCCGTTGGGTGATGGTGCACAAGCGTGACCACGGCGCTGCCTGCGGCGCAGCGGTGGTGCCGGCGACCGAGCCGGTGGTGCCGGCCGCGCGGCTCTATCACGGCGGCTATAGCGCCCGTGTGCGCGAGATCTGCAGCGTGACCGGCGTGCAGGACCTGTGGGAAGACTATGCGCCGGGCGAGCGCATCGACCACCTCGGCGCGATGACGGTCAACGACAGCGACCACAGCATCGCCACGCGGCTTTACCAGAACACCGCACGCGCGCACTTCGACGGCTTTGCCATGGCGGCCGCCGGCGGGCAGCGGCTGGTGTACGGCGGGCACGTGATCTCGTTGTGCAAGGCGCTGTCGTATGGCGGCCTGGAGAACGCGCTGTCGGTGCTGGCGATTAATGGCGGCAGCCACGTCAACCCCACCTATGCCGGCGACACCATCGCCTGCGCAACCCAGGTGGTGGAAAAGCTCGACCTGGGGCTGGCGCATGTCGGTGCGCTGCGCCTGCGCACCATCGGCATCAAGAACGCTGCCGCCAGCACGGTGGTGTTCCCGCCGGCGGGCGACGGCAAGCCGGCGCATCCGGCCAACGTCGTGCTCGATCTCGACTACACCATCGCAATGCCACGCCGCGGCCGCTGA
- a CDS encoding iron transporter (K16091: fecA; Fe(3+) dicitrate transport protein) gives MSSSRCGKLPAAPQVALRATAFAVSMLCLAPLGASAQQTDAQPGQNGNAEHVLDTVQVTGNWLGTGLQNSVKTFAGARTVVSEEQIEQSGASSISDVMRRIPGVQSTDNSGTAGSAISLNIGVRGLTGRYSPRSTVLLDGIPMAVAPYGQPQLSFAPVSLGNIEAIDVVRSGGAVRYGPQNVGGIINFNTKPIPGGPGITGDASIRENIYTEGGGSNTQYNAFVGTTLENGLGLALLYSGMTGREWRKGSDDDVNDLAVKFAYDLTSTSQVYGKVSYYDVRSRTPGGLTVAQFNADPFQNTRPNDYWSGNRTGFDLGYVNTISANQEFEIRTFFNDSYRQSTLQQSATQIAHQPRNYTTFGIEPRYTQRVALGPTLHDITVGYRYIRERGDDNTYNQSLVTGRAGPTTTFDNATDAHAVYIDDRIAIGNWRIVPGVRFEHIDTTRQQRGTATQFESMNNKALPSVNVSYLVNNAWTVFADYSTSFGPVQNTQLNSQTPNNPLQPEVARTFEVGTRWTDNRIKAELTAFKIKFDNQILQVPGLFPVTFQNIGATDHDGVETAIDYTFDRAGLFAGLNVYANYTYTRAIQKSGATAGLDVPFYSRNTDTLGVRYDWRNWTFNVSTTHQSSQFSDLANTVAESPDGSVGRIPGFRTWNLQAMFKVPQWKRTDITIGLNNVFDKRYYTRTTDSNAGRLVGAPRMVYIQARTGF, from the coding sequence ATGAGTTCGAGCCGATGCGGCAAGCTCCCCGCCGCACCCCAAGTCGCGCTGCGCGCGACGGCGTTCGCCGTCTCGATGCTATGCCTGGCGCCGCTAGGGGCATCCGCTCAGCAGACCGATGCGCAGCCGGGGCAGAACGGCAATGCGGAGCATGTGCTCGATACCGTCCAGGTCACCGGCAATTGGCTGGGTACCGGGCTGCAGAACAGTGTGAAGACGTTCGCCGGCGCACGCACCGTGGTTAGCGAGGAGCAAATCGAGCAGAGTGGCGCGAGCAGTATCAGTGACGTCATGCGCCGGATTCCGGGGGTGCAGTCGACCGACAACTCCGGCACCGCCGGCAGCGCCATCTCGCTCAATATCGGCGTGCGCGGCCTTACGGGCCGATACTCGCCTCGCTCTACGGTGTTGCTAGACGGTATTCCGATGGCGGTGGCGCCGTATGGGCAACCGCAACTGTCTTTCGCACCGGTCAGCCTGGGCAATATCGAAGCGATCGACGTGGTGCGCAGCGGCGGCGCGGTGCGGTATGGCCCGCAGAACGTCGGTGGCATCATCAACTTCAACACCAAGCCGATTCCTGGCGGCCCGGGAATCACCGGCGATGCGTCGATCCGCGAAAACATCTACACCGAGGGTGGCGGCAGCAATACCCAGTACAACGCGTTTGTAGGGACCACGCTCGAGAACGGGCTGGGACTGGCTCTCCTGTACTCGGGCATGACGGGCCGCGAATGGCGCAAGGGCAGCGATGATGACGTCAATGATCTGGCCGTGAAATTTGCCTACGACCTCACCAGCACGTCGCAGGTCTACGGTAAGGTTTCGTACTACGACGTGCGCTCGCGTACGCCAGGTGGCCTGACGGTGGCGCAATTCAATGCGGATCCGTTCCAGAATACGCGGCCGAACGACTACTGGAGCGGCAACCGCACGGGCTTCGATCTGGGCTATGTGAACACGATCTCCGCCAATCAGGAGTTCGAAATTCGCACGTTCTTCAACGACAGCTATCGCCAGAGCACGCTGCAGCAGAGCGCCACCCAGATCGCGCACCAGCCTCGCAACTACACCACGTTCGGCATCGAGCCGCGCTATACGCAGCGCGTGGCACTGGGACCGACGCTGCACGACATCACCGTCGGATATCGGTATATCCGCGAGCGTGGCGACGACAATACCTACAACCAGAGCCTCGTAACCGGCAGGGCCGGCCCGACCACCACCTTCGACAACGCCACCGATGCGCACGCCGTCTATATCGACGATCGCATCGCCATCGGCAACTGGCGCATCGTGCCGGGGGTGCGCTTCGAACATATCGACACCACGCGCCAGCAGCGGGGTACCGCGACGCAGTTCGAAAGCATGAATAACAAGGCACTGCCCTCGGTCAATGTCTCGTACCTCGTGAACAATGCGTGGACCGTGTTCGCCGACTACAGTACGTCGTTCGGGCCGGTGCAGAACACCCAGCTCAATTCGCAGACGCCGAATAATCCGCTGCAGCCGGAAGTGGCGCGTACGTTCGAAGTGGGTACGCGTTGGACCGACAACCGGATCAAGGCCGAACTGACTGCATTCAAGATCAAGTTCGACAACCAGATCCTGCAGGTGCCGGGGCTGTTCCCCGTCACGTTCCAGAATATCGGCGCTACTGACCACGACGGCGTGGAAACCGCGATCGACTACACGTTCGATCGCGCCGGTCTGTTCGCGGGGCTGAATGTCTACGCCAACTACACGTACACGCGCGCGATTCAGAAGTCAGGCGCCACGGCCGGCCTGGACGTACCGTTCTACTCGCGTAATACCGATACGCTCGGTGTACGCTACGACTGGCGCAACTGGACGTTCAATGTCTCCACCACGCACCAGAGCTCGCAATTCTCTGACCTGGCCAATACGGTTGCCGAGTCGCCGGATGGCAGCGTGGGCCGCATACCGGGCTTCCGCACCTGGAATCTTCAGGCGATGTTCAAGGTCCCGCAGTGGAAGCGTACCGACATCACGATCGGCTTGAATAACGTGTTCGACAAGCGTTACTACACACGCACCACCGACAGCAATGCCGGTCGTCTGGTCGGCGCGCCGCGCATGGTTTATATCCAGGCGCGTACCGGCTTCTGA
- a CDS encoding CoA-transferase, with product MQQSQPSASKPAGALAGLRVVDLTQMLAGPFCTQMLADHGADVIKVEAMTGDGTRITGPFCADDTLRDYGGYFQSVNRNKQSIAVDLKTDAGREIVRKLIDGADIVVENFRAGVMERLGLAYEALRETNPRLVYGTVRGFGDPRSGESPYAQWPAYDVVSQAMGGMMGITGPDRDTPTKIGPGVGDTVPALMLCIGILAAVHRARETGEGQFVDVAMTDAVLAMCERIVYQTSYTGTVPAPEGNRHPLLCPFGLFRARDGYVSIACATDAFWIKLAHAIGRPDMATDEDFATNAARVRNAQQVIDAIEAFSTARTKEEIAQCLGGKVPFGPVYTSTEIFEDPHYRVREMLVDVEQPGSATPVRIAGVPIKLSATPGAVRQRAPMLGEHTDAILLAAGYGQEEIRGMRAAGAIR from the coding sequence ATGCAGCAATCACAACCGTCCGCTTCCAAGCCCGCTGGCGCCCTTGCCGGCCTGCGTGTGGTGGACCTCACCCAGATGCTGGCCGGCCCCTTTTGCACGCAGATGCTGGCCGACCACGGGGCCGACGTCATCAAGGTCGAAGCCATGACTGGCGACGGCACGCGCATCACCGGTCCCTTCTGCGCCGACGATACGCTGCGCGACTATGGCGGATATTTCCAGAGCGTCAACCGCAACAAGCAATCCATCGCCGTCGACCTGAAGACCGACGCCGGCCGCGAGATCGTGCGCAAGCTGATCGACGGTGCCGACATCGTGGTGGAGAACTTCCGGGCCGGCGTGATGGAGCGACTGGGGCTGGCCTATGAAGCCCTGCGCGAGACCAATCCGCGCCTGGTCTATGGCACCGTGCGCGGCTTCGGCGATCCGCGCAGCGGCGAGAGCCCCTATGCGCAATGGCCGGCCTATGATGTGGTCTCGCAGGCCATGGGCGGCATGATGGGAATCACCGGACCGGACCGCGACACCCCGACCAAGATCGGTCCCGGCGTCGGCGACACCGTGCCGGCGCTGATGCTGTGCATCGGCATCCTGGCCGCGGTGCATCGCGCGCGCGAGACCGGCGAAGGCCAGTTCGTCGACGTGGCCATGACCGACGCCGTGCTGGCCATGTGCGAGCGCATCGTCTACCAGACCTCCTACACCGGCACCGTGCCTGCGCCGGAAGGCAACCGCCACCCGCTGCTGTGCCCGTTCGGCCTGTTTCGCGCCCGCGATGGCTACGTCTCGATCGCCTGCGCCACCGACGCGTTCTGGATCAAGCTGGCCCACGCCATCGGCCGCCCCGACATGGCCACCGACGAGGACTTCGCCACCAACGCCGCGCGCGTGCGCAACGCACAGCAGGTGATCGACGCGATCGAAGCGTTCAGCACGGCGCGCACCAAGGAGGAGATCGCACAGTGCCTGGGTGGCAAGGTGCCGTTCGGTCCGGTCTACACCTCGACGGAGATCTTCGAGGACCCGCACTACCGCGTGCGCGAAATGCTGGTCGACGTTGAGCAACCGGGCTCGGCCACGCCGGTCAGGATCGCCGGCGTGCCGATCAAGCTCAGTGCCACCCCCGGCGCGGTGCGCCAGCGCGCGCCGATGCTTGGCGAGCACACCGACGCGATCCTGCTGGCTGCGGGGTATGGACAGGAAGAGATCAGGGGCATGCGCGCGGCGGGGGCGATCCGCTAG
- a CDS encoding acyl-CoA dehydrogenase (K00248: ACADS, bcd; butyryl-CoA dehydrogenase [EC:1.3.8.1]), with amino-acid sequence MQKLTEERRMIQEAARQFTMDRVLPLANKLDPEKGQIPRELIDEMAEMGYFGILIPEEYGGLGLGAYEYCLVAEQLSRGWMSVGSMIARGNGLIGALKGLSPEKKADYLPRMARGEFLGAFSLSEPNAGSDVANISCRAVRDGDDWVITGSKYWCTFADEADFILVVCRTDPVIDPKARHRGLSAFMLEKPRGQLPEGVQGSPIPKIGYYGWSTWELAFDGCRVPADKMVGEEGKAFYLATAGLETARAHTAARSIGLAQGSLEDAIQYSRDRAQFGSPIGNFQAIRFKLADMATQIEASRALLYAVCEQIDDGQRCSTEAAMVKLFASEMSERVTSEGLQIHGGAGYTTHFAAERYWRDARLTKIFEGTSEIQMRIISDAMLGKVEA; translated from the coding sequence GTGCAAAAACTGACCGAAGAGCGGCGCATGATCCAGGAAGCCGCAAGGCAATTCACCATGGATCGCGTGCTGCCGCTCGCCAACAAGCTGGACCCCGAGAAAGGCCAGATCCCGCGCGAGCTGATCGACGAAATGGCCGAGATGGGCTATTTCGGCATCCTGATTCCCGAGGAATACGGCGGCCTGGGCCTGGGCGCCTATGAGTACTGCCTGGTGGCCGAGCAGCTGTCGCGCGGCTGGATGAGCGTGGGCAGCATGATCGCGCGCGGCAACGGCCTGATCGGCGCGCTCAAGGGCCTGTCGCCCGAGAAGAAGGCCGACTACCTGCCGCGCATGGCACGCGGCGAATTCCTCGGCGCGTTCTCGCTGTCGGAACCGAACGCCGGCTCCGACGTGGCCAATATCTCGTGCCGCGCCGTGCGCGACGGCGACGACTGGGTCATCACCGGCAGCAAGTACTGGTGCACCTTCGCCGACGAGGCCGACTTCATCCTGGTGGTCTGCCGCACCGACCCCGTGATCGATCCCAAGGCCCGCCATCGCGGCCTGTCCGCCTTCATGCTCGAGAAGCCGCGCGGCCAGCTGCCCGAGGGCGTCCAGGGCAGCCCCATCCCCAAGATCGGCTACTACGGCTGGAGCACCTGGGAGCTGGCCTTCGACGGCTGCCGCGTGCCCGCCGACAAGATGGTCGGCGAAGAAGGCAAAGCCTTCTACCTGGCCACTGCCGGCCTGGAAACCGCCCGCGCCCACACCGCCGCCCGCTCGATCGGACTGGCCCAGGGCAGCCTGGAAGATGCGATCCAGTACTCCCGCGACCGGGCCCAGTTCGGCTCCCCGATCGGCAACTTCCAGGCGATCCGCTTCAAGCTGGCCGACATGGCCACGCAGATCGAAGCCTCGCGCGCCCTGCTCTACGCCGTGTGCGAGCAGATCGACGACGGCCAGCGCTGCTCCACGGAAGCCGCCATGGTCAAGCTGTTCGCCAGCGAGATGTCGGAGCGCGTCACCAGCGAAGGCCTGCAGATCCACGGCGGCGCCGGCTACACCACCCACTTTGCCGCCGAGCGCTACTGGCGCGATGCACGCCTGACCAAGATCTTCGAAGGCACCTCCGAGATCCAGATGCGCATCATCTCGGATGCGATGCTGGGCAAGGTCGAAGCCTGA
- a CDS encoding C4-dicarboxylate ABC transporter (K03304: tehA; tellurite resistance protein), with translation MSTLSSTHPQALRRIASIRNLPVNLFASVMGIAGLSIAWRQASQEFGVSPLISEAAGILAIIVFLVLSAGYLVKAIKHPDAVVGEFRHPVAGNFFGTITIAILLLSSVVAQLSQPLAEVIWIVGTISTIALCFTIASRLLQGKIDAAHAVPAWFIPGVATLDIAVAGGAMPMAWAHEINMFALAVGTMIALLFFTMIMSRMIHHEPLPAGMVPSLLILMAPFEVGFLAYTNFTQRVDTFSGLLFYFGLFIFLTLAPKVFRRGIPFASGWWAISFPMAALASASLKYSMFVQAWPVTVIAIILLAMLSIAIVVLFVRTLHILLNGKLLAG, from the coding sequence GTGTCAACGCTTTCGAGTACCCATCCGCAGGCTTTGCGACGAATCGCTTCCATCAGGAATTTGCCCGTCAACTTGTTTGCGTCGGTCATGGGCATTGCCGGACTCTCTATCGCGTGGCGCCAGGCCAGCCAGGAATTTGGGGTAAGTCCGCTGATATCCGAGGCCGCCGGAATCCTCGCCATCATCGTGTTCCTGGTGCTGAGCGCGGGATATCTCGTCAAGGCGATCAAGCATCCGGACGCGGTCGTCGGCGAGTTCCGGCATCCCGTCGCCGGCAATTTTTTCGGCACGATCACGATCGCCATCCTGCTGCTCTCCTCGGTCGTTGCTCAACTGAGCCAGCCGCTCGCCGAAGTCATTTGGATAGTGGGCACAATTTCGACGATCGCGCTCTGTTTCACCATTGCGAGCCGGCTGCTGCAGGGCAAGATTGACGCTGCGCACGCGGTTCCCGCCTGGTTCATCCCGGGAGTGGCGACGCTGGATATCGCGGTTGCAGGGGGCGCCATGCCAATGGCGTGGGCCCATGAAATCAACATGTTCGCGCTGGCCGTTGGAACGATGATCGCCCTGTTGTTCTTTACGATGATCATGTCGCGAATGATTCATCACGAGCCTCTGCCCGCCGGCATGGTCCCTTCGCTGTTGATCCTGATGGCACCTTTCGAAGTGGGCTTTCTCGCCTACACCAACTTTACGCAGCGCGTCGACACTTTCTCCGGCTTGCTGTTCTACTTCGGGCTCTTCATATTCCTTACGCTGGCGCCCAAGGTATTTCGCAGGGGAATTCCGTTTGCTTCCGGTTGGTGGGCGATCAGCTTTCCGATGGCGGCGCTCGCCAGCGCCTCGCTGAAATACTCGATGTTCGTCCAGGCCTGGCCCGTGACGGTGATCGCGATCATCCTCCTCGCCATGCTGAGCATCGCAATTGTGGTTCTCTTTGTCAGAACGCTGCACATTCTTCTTAACGGCAAGCTGCTCGCCGGCTGA
- a CDS encoding formyl-CoA transferase has translation MQTNTTAGEDVFGSNRAGQPGPLSGVRVLDLSAYIAGPYGCSLLADQGADVIKVEPPVGDNLRKYPSTLAAESRAFLGVNRSKLGVVLDLKNPADLERLLALVRNADVLVHNFRPSVPGRLGIGYEQLIAVNPRLIYCAVTGYGETGPLKDKAGYDQVLQTMTGMCTLQGKHGGPPEILYGSVVDYYASALVAGAVSSALYEREKSGAGQYVGVSLLRAALTMQSARMVWAESEPREIGRDMRSGGITGIHPTRDGYIYISANTPHFWRALCEKTGLADLLSTDRYDSVRKRAEHHGEIVPRLHAALQERSALEWEIIFGEEVPCAAARSVEDMFDFPQVAAEEMLATFDHPVVGRYRGFTRAVKFGRTPGPEPFAAPALDQHGDRVREAADRLARHA, from the coding sequence ATGCAAACCAACACCACTGCCGGGGAAGATGTCTTCGGCTCAAACCGGGCGGGACAGCCAGGTCCACTGAGCGGCGTACGCGTGCTCGACCTGAGCGCCTATATCGCGGGGCCGTACGGCTGCTCACTGCTCGCCGACCAGGGCGCGGACGTCATCAAGGTCGAGCCGCCCGTGGGCGACAACCTGCGCAAGTATCCCTCGACACTGGCAGCCGAAAGCCGGGCCTTCCTCGGCGTCAACAGAAGCAAGCTGGGCGTCGTGCTCGACCTGAAGAACCCGGCCGATCTGGAGCGGCTGCTGGCGTTGGTGCGCAATGCGGACGTGCTGGTGCATAACTTCCGCCCCAGCGTGCCGGGCCGGCTCGGCATTGGCTACGAGCAGCTCATTGCCGTCAACCCGCGCCTGATCTACTGCGCCGTCACAGGCTACGGCGAGACGGGCCCGCTGAAGGACAAGGCCGGTTACGACCAGGTGCTGCAGACCATGACCGGCATGTGCACGCTGCAGGGCAAGCACGGGGGGCCGCCGGAGATCCTGTACGGCTCCGTGGTTGACTACTATGCCTCGGCCCTGGTCGCAGGTGCGGTATCTTCGGCGCTCTACGAGCGGGAGAAGAGCGGGGCAGGGCAGTATGTGGGCGTGTCGCTGCTGCGCGCGGCGCTGACCATGCAATCGGCCCGGATGGTCTGGGCCGAATCGGAGCCCAGGGAGATTGGGCGCGACATGCGCTCGGGCGGGATTACCGGCATTCATCCGACCAGGGACGGCTACATCTATATCTCGGCAAATACCCCGCATTTCTGGCGGGCGCTGTGCGAGAAGACCGGCCTGGCCGATCTGCTGTCGACCGATCGCTACGACAGCGTGCGCAAGCGCGCCGAGCATCATGGGGAAATCGTGCCCCGCCTGCACGCGGCATTGCAGGAGCGATCGGCCCTGGAATGGGAGATCATATTCGGCGAGGAGGTGCCGTGCGCGGCCGCGCGCTCGGTGGAGGACATGTTCGATTTTCCCCAGGTCGCCGCGGAAGAGATGCTGGCAACGTTCGATCACCCCGTGGTTGGCCGTTATCGCGGCTTCACGCGCGCCGTGAAGTTCGGGCGCACGCCCGGTCCGGAGCCGTTCGCCGCCCCGGCGCTCGATCAGCATGGGGACAGGGTCCGTGAAGCAGCGGACAGGCTGGCACGGCATGCCTGA
- a CDS encoding hypothetical protein (K07046: K07046): MPDPRYGGPIPPVSNSSASCAPHSAALANACDAHLHIYDPRFAAIAPVVANATVEDYRGVQALLGTSRAVIVQPRCYGTDNSATLDAIQQLGIGNARGVAVVWPDVTDETLHALHAGGIRGIRFSLYTEAHAVVSFGMVEELANRVAGLGWHLQLHWTADQIVARRDLLARLRTPLVFDHLARLPLPGGTAHPAFSLVSNLLARGNAWLKLSGAYLDSVVGAAGRYADIDPVAMAWVRTAPERLVWGSDWPHSTETRFKPDDALLYDLLAHWTGTEALRRRILVDNPALLYGFETV; the protein is encoded by the coding sequence ATGCCTGACCCGCGCTACGGCGGCCCGATCCCGCCGGTGTCGAACAGTTCGGCAAGCTGCGCGCCACACAGCGCAGCGCTCGCCAACGCCTGCGATGCTCACTTGCACATCTATGACCCGCGCTTCGCGGCGATTGCGCCAGTGGTGGCAAATGCAACCGTGGAAGACTACCGTGGCGTGCAAGCGCTGCTTGGCACGAGCCGCGCGGTCATCGTGCAGCCTCGCTGTTATGGCACAGACAACAGCGCCACGCTCGATGCGATCCAGCAGTTGGGTATCGGCAATGCGCGCGGCGTTGCCGTGGTGTGGCCGGATGTGACAGACGAGACCCTGCACGCCCTGCATGCGGGCGGTATCCGTGGCATCCGGTTCTCCCTCTACACCGAGGCCCATGCGGTGGTGAGCTTCGGGATGGTGGAAGAACTTGCCAATCGTGTTGCCGGGCTGGGCTGGCATCTGCAATTGCACTGGACCGCAGACCAGATCGTCGCCCGCCGCGACCTGCTTGCACGCCTGCGCACGCCGCTGGTATTCGACCATCTGGCCCGCCTGCCGCTGCCCGGCGGTACCGCGCACCCTGCGTTCTCACTCGTATCCAACCTGCTGGCGCGTGGCAATGCGTGGCTGAAGCTGTCCGGCGCGTATCTGGATTCCGTCGTCGGCGCCGCCGGGCGCTATGCGGACATCGACCCCGTGGCGATGGCATGGGTGCGCACCGCGCCGGAACGGCTGGTGTGGGGCAGTGACTGGCCCCACTCCACGGAGACCCGCTTCAAGCCGGACGATGCCTTGCTGTACGACCTGCTGGCCCACTGGACCGGCACTGAGGCGCTCCGGCGGCGCATCCTGGTGGACAACCCCGCCCTACTGTACGGATTCGAGACTGTATAG